One genomic window of Streptomyces sp. NBC_01276 includes the following:
- a CDS encoding DUF2786 domain-containing protein has protein sequence MSEFAATVDRAFAAALYAQDDAGLDTGASVLAAEPARWGGVGRELLARGEAYVRQAWERGWQPADVLRLVRRDLDELHLRITADLVAAEARRYARLPERWTDAEVWWDEDGAYAEQLARRAKADRFTLATAVLEVLRLLVRLPSIEPVGPLPGDLTEQAHAHIEPRMLGRIRALLAKAEATTYPEEAEALSAKAQELMARHTVDEALLAARGGGPAQVPGACRIGVEPPYEEAKAVLLDAVATANRCRAVWNSGFEFSTVVGFESDLEAVELLHTSLLVQGTAAMTRAEAAQRAGGRKRTKTFRQSFLLAYASRLGRRLAETAEHTATEAADNLPALVARDVAVTSRADEMFPRTTTTRLRGATDHAGWEDGTAAADAAHVGAGRRPSLP, from the coding sequence GTGAGTGAGTTCGCCGCAACCGTTGACCGGGCCTTCGCCGCCGCCCTCTACGCCCAGGACGACGCCGGGCTGGACACGGGCGCCTCCGTGCTCGCTGCCGAGCCCGCGCGGTGGGGCGGGGTCGGGCGGGAGCTGCTCGCGCGCGGGGAGGCGTACGTACGGCAGGCCTGGGAGCGGGGCTGGCAGCCCGCCGACGTGCTGCGGCTGGTCCGCCGCGACCTGGACGAGCTCCACCTGCGGATCACCGCCGACCTGGTGGCCGCCGAGGCGCGCCGCTACGCACGCCTCCCGGAGCGGTGGACCGACGCCGAGGTCTGGTGGGACGAGGACGGGGCGTACGCCGAACAGCTCGCGCGGCGCGCCAAGGCGGACCGGTTCACCCTGGCCACCGCCGTCCTGGAGGTGCTGCGGCTGCTGGTGCGGCTGCCGTCGATCGAGCCGGTCGGCCCGCTCCCCGGCGACCTCACCGAGCAGGCGCACGCGCACATCGAGCCGCGGATGCTGGGGCGGATCCGGGCGCTGCTCGCGAAGGCCGAGGCGACGACGTACCCCGAGGAGGCCGAGGCGCTCAGCGCGAAGGCCCAGGAGCTGATGGCCCGCCACACGGTGGACGAGGCGCTGCTGGCCGCGCGCGGCGGCGGCCCGGCTCAGGTGCCGGGGGCCTGCCGGATCGGGGTGGAGCCCCCGTACGAGGAGGCCAAGGCGGTGCTGCTGGACGCGGTGGCCACCGCCAACCGCTGCCGGGCGGTGTGGAACAGCGGCTTCGAGTTCTCCACGGTGGTCGGCTTCGAGAGCGACCTGGAGGCGGTGGAGCTGCTCCACACCTCGCTGCTGGTGCAGGGGACGGCGGCGATGACCCGGGCCGAAGCGGCGCAGCGGGCCGGCGGGCGCAAGCGGACCAAGACCTTCCGGCAGTCCTTCCTGCTCGCCTACGCCAGCCGGCTCGGCCGCCGTCTGGCGGAGACCGCCGAGCACACGGCCACCGAGGCGGCGGACAACCTGCCCGCCCTGGTGGCGCGGGACGTCGCTGTCACCTCGCGGGCGGACGAGATGTTCCCCCGGACCACGACGACCCGGCTGCGCGGCGCCACCGACCACGCCGGCTGGGAGGACGGCACGGCGGCCGCCGACGCCGCGCACGTGGGCGCGGGGCGGCGGCCCTCGCTTCCGTGA
- the tatA gene encoding Sec-independent protein translocase subunit TatA, protein MLRNGLQPWHLLIVLVVCLLVFGSKKLPDMARSLGKSARILKSEARAMRAEDGARPESRTESRTETRPESRPETPAV, encoded by the coding sequence ATGCTCCGCAATGGCCTCCAGCCCTGGCACCTGCTCATCGTCCTGGTGGTGTGCCTGCTGGTGTTCGGCTCGAAGAAGCTGCCCGACATGGCCCGTTCCCTGGGGAAGTCGGCGCGCATCCTGAAGTCGGAGGCGCGGGCGATGCGCGCCGAGGACGGCGCCCGGCCGGAGTCCCGCACCGAGTCCCGCACCGAGACCCGTCCGGAGTCCCGCCCGGAGACCCCGGCCGTCTAG